One Vallitalea longa genomic window, GAGATAATCATGTTAAGCAAATATAAATATATTGATAGCCCCTCAAATACTAATAGTATATCATAATTAATATTAATCTAGTACATAATCTATTTTATTATTTGTTCACATGCTTCCAAGAATACTTTCATCTCTTCTTTAGTGCCTAGTGACACACGTTGGTATGTATCCATGCCAAATAGGTAACCTGGTCTTAAAATAACACCTTTCTTCTCGAATTCAACAAATAGTTCTTTGCTTGGTTTGTTGAAGTTAATCATCAAGAAGTTACCATGACCTTCAATATATTCTATACCTAATCTGTCAAGTCCTTCATAAGTATATTTTTTAACCTCATTGTTAGCTGCATATACTTTTTTAACAAATTCTTGATCAGATAAAGCGGCAACAGCCCCTTCTTGTGCTTGTGTAGTTACATTAAATGGTCCACGTACACGATTGATATAGTCAATGATTTTTGGATGTGCTATACCATAACCAACACGTAGTGAAGCAAGACCATACATCTTAGAGAAAGTTCTTAATATGATCAGATTATCATATTCTTCTAATAAAGGTAGTGATTCTGGATAACTTTCATCTGATACAAATTCATAGTAAGCTTCATCAAGTACAATCAATATGTCATTAGGTATTTTCTTGATGAATTCAAGTTGTTCTTTTTCAGTGATTATAGTTCCAGTTGGATTGTTTGGGTTAGAAATAAAAATAACTTTTGTACGATCTGTAACTTGATCGGCAATACCATTAAGGTCATAAGTATGATTAATTAATGGTACTTGTATTATTTTACCACCCATAGTATTTACTGAAGCACTATATTGAGCGAAGCTTGGAGTACAAGTGATTGCTTCATCTGATGGACCAATGAAAGTACGACCGATTATTGATAATAGTTCATCTGATCCAGCACCAAAAACAAGTTGATTAGTTTCTATATTCATTTTCTTAGCGATAGCATTTCTTAGTTTTGTACAGTTTCCATCAGGGTAGAGAGATGGAGTTTTTAATGTTTCTATTATGGTTTGTTTCGCTTTTTCAGAACAACCATATGGATTTTCATTAGATGCTATTTTGATAACGTGGTCTAAATTGAATTCTCTTTTTACGTCATCTATAGGCTTACCAGGAACATAAGCTCTTAATGACTCAACTTCTTTTCTGCAATTAACCATTTTTAATATTCTCCTTCACAAAATTATTTAAATTAGCATGTGTAGTTTTAGTTTTAGCTACTTCACTAATTTGATACGTATATTCTATCATATATATTTTTTTTATGTTGTTAAACTATATTTTTTTATAATTATATAAGTAAATTAATTTAAAAATTAAAGTTTATTGTAACTCATATTAATTAAACATAAATTAATGAATTATATTATTTTAACATTAATACATATAATATACAGATGACCATTTATTTATATGGTTTTATATATTTTACGCTTAATAGGTTTTTATGTCAACACTTTAAAGCTCCAAAGTAAAACAAATATTATTATGACAATAGTTATTTATAACTGACAGAATAATAATTATTATAATAATTATATTTTAATTATTTAAATATTGTATATAATATGTAATTATTTTGATATATAATGGGGCGATATTATAACAATCGATTTTATTATTCTATTAGTTAGTTAAATATGAACAATAATATATTTTATTGAATGGCAGATTATTTTGTGCAAAATTAATAAAATTAATAAATGTTTTTTGAAATTATTGAAGGAAATCGATGATTATAGTAGAATATTAAATATATCACGTATTTAGTGTTATAGTTCAATAATTTAATAACAACTTAATTTTTTCAATGGAGAAATGAAAAAATATTAAGTTGTATTTACTATTTTTGTAAAAAATATTCCAATGATTGGGGGAAAATTCCATGAAAATCTACTCATCTGAACAAATCCGCAACGTTGCACTCTTAGGTCATGGTGGAAGCGGTAAGACAACCTTAATTGAAGCTATGGCAAACGTTGCTGGAATAACTAAGAGA contains:
- the hisC gene encoding histidinol-phosphate transaminase, whose product is MVNCRKEVESLRAYVPGKPIDDVKREFNLDHVIKIASNENPYGCSEKAKQTIIETLKTPSLYPDGNCTKLRNAIAKKMNIETNQLVFGAGSDELLSIIGRTFIGPSDEAITCTPSFAQYSASVNTMGGKIIQVPLINHTYDLNGIADQVTDRTKVIFISNPNNPTGTIITEKEQLEFIKKIPNDILIVLDEAYYEFVSDESYPESLPLLEEYDNLIILRTFSKMYGLASLRVGYGIAHPKIIDYINRVRGPFNVTTQAQEGAVAALSDQEFVKKVYAANNEVKKYTYEGLDRLGIEYIEGHGNFLMINFNKPSKELFVEFEKKGVILRPGYLFGMDTYQRVSLGTKEEMKVFLEACEQIIK